cccattttataattttatataatttaaaacttagtaccatagaaagagaaaaatatgctgTCCACTATTTCTTTGGAAGAAAAAGATAACATATCCACACCACCACTAACACCTAAACAGCGATTCCAGAAATCTAATAATTCCAATGTATtggagaagaaactgaaaagtgaTTACTAAGTTTGCAAGTTAATGGAGTACTGCTTCCTCACCTGCCTCTCACTGTGTCTGCATTATTTTccacataacaaatataatatcaTAGAATCCTTGCCCAGCAGATACTTAGTCTTTGCATTTCTGCAAAAAtacatgattctttttttttttccccagctccaAATTTAAAGGAGGGATGTTTTCAGGTGTTACTCAAAGAAAGGATATTCAGATATTCTAAATCCTGGTGTGAGTTAATGTAGGTATTTCCTTTGAAGTTTTATGACATGATAATTTCTTTCAAATGTCTGCATACATAACCCTTTCATAAACTCCATCAATGGATCATTTGAATAATGTAATCAAATGTTTCATTCTTATGAGGCTACTGAGGGTAGGCAGAGTATGTAATATTAATAAGACATTTGGGGGCCCTTATATACATAAATTACAGCCAGATAAGTGGTATGAGAGAAGAATTGGAATGGATAGATGCAAGGAATAAACATCAGTGCTGTttttgaaaccaagcaggaccctgtaggGCATTCCTGGGTACCAAATTTGTGTGCCTCATTTCGTTTTTGTAAAAAAGGCTTCAGTCTCCTAAGCTTTCCCTGAGGTCCAAAGAATAGACTCAAACAGTGACTAATTAGAAAAGTGAGGAATTGCTGAAACAAAGGAAAGACAGTcaagtaagaaaaaataatgatagCTTAAACAATAGTTCAGCAATGAAACAGAATCACAGGGCTCCTAATTCCTCCTCAAGTACATACCAGTTCTTTGagttctgcagaaactaagacccTCACCCAGGCAGAGAATGGTGACTACAATGCTAATCACAAGCGtgtagaccccagactggttggaacaaGAAAGTTGATGATTAAGATTCCCAAAATGTGATCCTGTCACCTCAACACCAACAcatcagaagaatgtccatgaACTTATCATGCACCCTGGTACCCTCACCTTTAATGTTGCCTTTAAGAACCCTTGCCCCAAAGCCGTCAAGAGTTTTGTTCTTTTGAGTGCTAGATGCCCATTCTCCTGGATTGGTGGCCTGCGATAAATGCTGCATgctccttcaccacaacctggtttCAGTAGACTGGCTCAGTAATGTTTATAGCATTCTTGCATTATCAAAGCACAGATGTTACAGTGGCTTCACATTTTTGATAAGAGTACTGCTGATGGACCTTTTGACATAACTGGCATTGGTTGCTGCAAGCATTATCTGTAGTATCCATGGCATAACCCCATTCCCTCCTGAGCAGGCATGGAGAATTTAGATTGTCAGAATTCTCCTACTGTCCCACCGCAGGGCCCTTGACATCTTGCCAAAACCCTCCTAAAGGCCCCAGTCACATCTCTGTTTCTCAGGCTATAGATGAGAGGGTTTAGCAAGGGAGTGAGGATagtgtagaaggcagagaagacttTGTCTTTGATTGGGGTGTGGTATGATTGGGGAAGCATGTATGTGTACAGGGTGGCCCCACAGAACAACATCACCACCATCATGTGTGAGGAGCAGGTGGCAAAGGCCTTCTTCTTCccttctgctgacttcatctGGTGCACTGTGGTGAGAACCCTGGTATAGGACGTGAGCACCACAGAGAAGGGGATAAGCAGCATCACGACACAGCAAAGGTACATCACCATTTCATAGGCAGCTTTGTCACCGCAAGCCAGCCTCAGCATGGTGGGTGCCTCACAGAAGAAGTGATTGATCTTGTGTGAAGCACAGAACAGGAGACTCATGGTGATAGGTGTGAGGAGGAAGCTGTCCAAAGTACCACCAAACGAAGAGCTGGCCAAGATTATCCAACAGATCCGAGGGCTCATGAGAGCAGAATAGCGGAGGGGATTGCAGATGGCCACGTATCGGTCATAGGCCATGAGTCCCAGCAGGAAAAATTCAGCCCCTACAAGGCCCATATAGAGGAAGTACTGGGCTGTACAGGCAATGAAGGAAATGGTCCTCTTGTCCCTGAGATAATCGACCAGCATCTTGGGAACAATGGTGGAGATGTACATCATGTCAATGAGAGAGAGGTGGCTGAGCaggaagtacatgggggtgtggaggtgaGGGTCCATGTGGATCAGGAAGATCATGACCCCATTAGCTATCATGGCCATGAAGAAGATGGCACAAATGATGCTGAAAAGGAAACCAGAGGCTTTATTGTTAGTGAAGAGCTCTGTGAGGGTGAAGTCACTGAAAAATGTCTTATTATCTTCATCCATGGTGTTGAGTTGGACCTGGAGGCATAAGAAAAGAAGTCTGGGGTTAATGAAAACTGCGGTAGATAAAACAAACCATTAAAAATGTCTGTACAAGCATGactgaattaaaatgttttatataactGATATCAAGAATATTGTTTTTTGAGTGTGAGGGGGGTGAGCCTGCAGCTTCCTCATTTGTGGTTATTTCTTCTTACTGAAAAGCAGTTCTAAAATTTGGTCCCCATGGCATGAAGATGAATGGTCATCTGGCAATTAACACTTGGTTTAAGCAAGTTTAATTATTATTTCAGAACATCTGGGCCACAGAGAGGATCTTCCCCTGGAGTTGGctccatttatttgaaatgtggATGCTACTGCAAAACAATTGATTTAATCATTTCAAATAAACCTACAGTTCAGTAAGATGTTCCACTGAATTGAGAATTTTTGTGACAATTTTAAAACCGATCAACCTCATCAGAAAATAACCATTAAGTTGTAGATATGATTGAAAACTATAATGAACTGTAATGAATTGGATCACAGCTTTGGCCATCTGACTATTTATCAGTCACTCATCCTTATTTGTACCTTCACTCATTGTTGATTTTTCAATCAATCACACACCAACCTTTAGTTATGGTGAACAACTTGTACAGAGTTTCTAAGCTCTTGAGTTACTGTTGcaaacaaaagaggaaatgttTCATGTGAGTTATGGATTTAGTTGTGGGAGAATGAGAGTGAATTAATAAAGGACAATGATGGCTCTGGGTAGTAAGAAATACTACAAGGAAAAAGTTTACCATGGATAATGAAGGACGACAAATGAGCAGTCATGTGAAAGTTAGAGAGAAGGGTATTCCTGCAGACTGAAGAGCAACTTTAAAATCCCTAAAGCAGAAAGGAGCTTATTATATTCAAGACATTTCATGCAGAACATCATGAATGAAGAGGGTAGTGAGGTGTCGGAGGACAGATTTTTAAGATGTGTTAGCCAAGGTCAagggtcaaaattatttttaaatatctgttgAGAATTAAGATGCAACTGACAGCTTGTAACCATCTGTTTAACATTTAAACACATGTTcattctgaatttttctttttcagtttcctttttgtgcATATGAACCAATGATTCCTCCTCTTTATTCTGCAGTTTTGTGGACTTTGAAGGCTTTACAACAGGAGAAATTCCATCCAGGTTAGTCTGGGGGCAGTCCGAGTTACATACTCTGTCCCTGGGTCCTTTCCGGTTTAGCGTGAGTCCTGCCCCCTTTCGCTCTCAAGAGCATCCTAATTTGGTTGGTCATAAGCCTTAGAGGTGGTACCTGAAAGAAGTGTCTGAAGGACTATGTTAGGTACAGGGTAGCAGGAAACCCTGCAAGGTCCCAACAGCTGGAGGGAAATCCACACTATGGGCAGTACATTtgcatattgaatatataatgagAATAAAGGAATCCCTTTCAAAAATTCCTTATTAGCTTCACCATTTACCAGTCTTCAAAGGCCAGATCTAATTTGTGAATTACTTGGGTGGGGGTGCATAATATTAACAATTGCAAACATGAGTTGTTCTATATGAAGGAGCAGGTAATGTAACCGTAAGTGAGTGGAGCTGACAGTCAGGTTGCTGGTCTAGGAACAGCATTTTGAAGTAGGGGTTCTCTATGGTTCCAGTTCCTTGATCTATAATTAAGGGTCATCCTTTCCTCACCATGTAAATGTTTTTGCCTCTGTCCCCCCATCTTCTCTGTAATGACAGAAATGACACAATTTGCAAGGTCTAAATCAGTTAGCACACATCAGTAAGCTGGTACCTCAAATGCGTTACCTGCCTAATAAGAACTATTGTCCATATTACTAGATACACTTGAATTGTCAGTAATATGTGAATCAAAAAGGAAGATATTCTAAAATGTGTTAATAGGGAATAAACATTAACATATATCCAGATATTTGTATAGGTGAAACAAAATTGAGAAGTAAGAATAGAGAAGAAATTGCAAACTGTTCCTTACAGTGGACACTGAATTCAGTTTAAATAGATATGTTTAAAAGGAATGTAAATATGATTACAAACTTGCTCGAATTCAAAATAACGCTTAACAACAAAGATCTATTGCAAGGTATGAAAATGTAATtaaagtgggggagggtatagctcagtggtagaatgcatgcttagcatgcacgaggtcctgggttcagtccccggtacctctgttaaataaataaatacatacatatatacataaatacataaacaaagcaCCCTAAATCTCCCTTCCCAAAAGAACAAAAACGAACAGAATATGTaatgaaaattttatataaaaaacagattCAGATTACAAAGGATGGAAAATTAGGAGTACCAGAATGTAGCTTgcatgaagttatttttttattcattcattccactaTTTATTGTGATCTGTTGGTGGAGGAGCTATGATACAACAACAATGTACACTCTATCTCGGAACATATATTCTAATGGAAGGGACTGATGGGAAATAATTAAACACACAACCATCAAGAGTTTAACATGTTTCTCTCAGCAAACGAGCCAGAGAAGATAGATTTTCTCACTCATGAGTGGAACAAAAGAGAGCTACAAGGAAAAGCACAATTCTGAAAAGCACTAACAAAACCAGGCCGAGTATTAAAGTCAGACacgaggatgtgtgtgtgtgttcaaaaaACACTAGAAAATTACATAATATAGAAAGGCAGGAGGTAAAAGCAATATAATGAGATTAGACAGGAAACAGCTAATTTGATATCAACATATGGGGTAGAAACACTTCCTTTTAAAGAAAAGGCTCACTCTTTAAGGAAGCAAATCAGAAAAAGTaccaaacagaaaaagacagactgaaaagatgcaaaaaaaaaaaaagaatgaatacaaaaatataaGTCAATATTACAGATGGAGAAAAGAGGTAATTCTATTATTCACGTTATAAATGGAGATATTTTATGTGCTTAATATGTTCTATTAGTTTCTAAAGGACaatcttttaaagtaaaatatgttagaattatgaaataatgataggtttaaatctaatttaaaatatataaatatatgccaACCACTACTCAGGGCAAAAAGACACTCAAACTTGTACTTAAATCAAAATACTATGAATGAAAGCCTATAGGACATAGCCAAAGAGGTACTCAGACAAAATTGTATAGCActcaataaagcatttttatatgaaaaatatgtGGTGTAAATAAAGGTTTAACCTAGTAAGTTAGAAATATAtccacaaaataaatgtaaagatgaGGAAGAGAATATACCAGTTTTAAATAGATATTCATGGATTCTAAAATGCATAGACTGCATATATAAAGAGGTGATTCTTTAAAATTGAAACAAAGTAGACCAACTTCTGACTAGGCTAatgatatttgggggaaaaaaaaggatgagaTTAAGAATTAAGCATGaattaagaatgagaaaaatgatcTAACCACAGatatgagaaaaataacaaaatatttgtgATAGGATGTTATTTCAACATTGTATTAATATAGTGAATATTTCGATAAAGATTAGTTTCAAATATATACCTAGATGTGTCTATAGGCATAATATGCATGTATaactataaataaatagaacGCATATATATCCAAATTGCTAAGAAAATTGTTAACAAGATCcacaaaatttggaaaaaattaagtaaaatattttaatagagcTATGTGTCCCTCAAGTTCCTAGTTTAGAAAGCATTCTATAAAAATCTTCTAAGAAGAGAATTTCAAAATTATTGCAGTGTGTAGAAAGATATGGGTTTTATCCCCACTTATTTTATAAATCTGTATAGCTTGCAAAACACAGTCCTTCCTAATTGTAAATCAATTTCACTTATACATGTAGATTAAAATTCCCCAAATTAATATGTCATTAAACCCAGCAGTACGTTAAGAATAGCACATCTAAGAACCGGCTCATATAAGCCTACTCCTTCTCTCTTAAAGCCCGTCAAGTCGCTGCATTGTTTTTGAGCTACAGGTAAAAGTCCTGAATGTGGTTTGCCTGGCCCTCAGTGGCTTGGACCCTTGGCCCTCTGCTTTCCAGGGATCTGTCAATTCCTGGCTCTTACCTCCCAGAAACTAGCCTGACTCAGGAGCACCCCCTGCCTGGAACACAATTCTCCCCACTTTATCTGGTTTCTCTGGCCTCTTTTCAGCTCAGGTGTATACTTTCCTCAGAGAGGACCCTCTCTGGTGTCAGTGACAGCATAAAATGCCCTAATTACATGTTAACATACTGTTCATAATAACAAAGATGTTAGCAAAATATCTGTACATAATATTAACAGAAATGCTGAAATAGTTGGTAATGTGTCAAACTTGGATAAAAGTGTAAAACTAATAAAATGCAATTCTAATTAAAATCCCAGTAGGAATTTTTCTGGAGAAACTTGGTAAAATGGTTCTAAATTTGATCTGACAGAACGAGGATGTGCTAACTGTCCAGAGGGAACAATGCTAaaaaatggcagtacttcaaccTCTGGGGGACCAATGAAAAATGCAGAGACTGAACAACTGGATAAAAAAGCATGTTTAGAAATAAACGCCCCTagcccctgcaaaaaaaaaaaatgcacacagaTTATAGCACATTGGTAAATGTTGcacataggattttttaaaagatggatttCAGAATGCACATACaacaatgaaagaaaacagaatacgtCACCCTAAAAGATGCATCATTGACATAAAACTTAtcttgagctgaaggcaattaaAAGTAGCAAACTAGGGAAcagctccttcttttctttctaaaggCAGGATACACAATCTATTATTGGAGACAGACTCAGCAGGAAACTGCAAACCTTATTCATTTCCTCCCTTACATTATACTCCCACAGCTTGCCACTCACAGAAGCATAAAACTGCTTCCCTTAGTCTTACTATTTTTctacaaatgtatttttcttcgCTGAAGTTGCTACATATGCCACAGTTATAAGCCAATGGCTTTGGGTTAACTTTTGCGTTGAGATTTCTCCTGTGTATGGTAAGCTACATGTATtaataaattgtttttcttttattaatacgTCTTTTTGTTGAAGTGCCCCAGCTGAAGACCTAACAGTGGTAAAGCATTGCCTTCTTTATAGAGACAAGAAAATTGCACCCTAGAGATAAAGAATACAGCTTTTCTTTGAACTCACAATCTTTAGCCCAGGTGACTCCAAAAacttaaataaaagaaatcaataCATTTCTAAAATGAAGCTTTTATGTAATGCTTGAAGCCCTTTAACAAAGAAACCTTGttttggaatcagaaaaaaaatatgtttaaagaatGACAGTaacattttagggttttctacgtGAAGAAGTGGACTCGTGCAGTCCCACACACTGCTAGTGTGACTATAAATTACAACAAAATTTCTGGAAGTATCTGGAAATatgtatcaatttttaaaagatctacactCTAATGTTATGAATTTATTCTAGGGAAATATATAGTACGAAGATGTGATTATATGCAAATGCATTAATCATCATTTTGATtgtgaaaataaactgaaaacagtGTAAGTGATCAACATTACCAGACTGATGAAATTAAACATTATACTCCTTACCTTGGACCCTTTGATACTAATAATGTAGATTAGTTTTCCTGTCATGTAAATATGTGCATAATATATTTTTGAGTAAAAAACACATTAATATTCTTTTACAGAAATATGTATGCCTAGAAAAACTTTCATCGCCCATAGTTGGTTTAGTGTGTTTTGCACTCAGATAGGGAAGAATGAAACTGAGGGCAGAAATCAGgcttaaggaagaagaaaaacccaCAGGAGGTGCTAAATTGAATGGAGATTGAAGAATCAGGAAGACATTTTACCAGAACATCTTACAGTCTGGTTTATTTTACTTACAGTGTACTATGCACTTTGTATGTCATGCTTTTCCAAATCAGATAGACTCTGATGATCAGAGTTCCATAACACTTTCAGTCTCTTTGTGATGCTCTTAAATGTCTGATAGGAAGAACACTGCTCCCCATTTGCGCCCATGACATGTCTTCAACTTGTTTCCACAGCTCACGGCTTTCTGCCCAGTGTTTTCATTTGTTGTGTATTTCTCGCGTTCCAACTACAGTGTGAGATTTTTGACAGTCGACTCATCTTCCAAATGGTTTTTATAGTCATGGCCATTAGCACAGTCTTGCACTTACTAGGTGGTCTGTATATCAACAGATTACTCCAAAAACGTAATGATTCCTATGGCTAATATTTTCCCGTTTCAAGCTTGTACGTGAGGGGACAAAGGATGTGACTGTTTGCTTTTATAGCCTCTATGATATCACATGGTACCGAAGATCTAAATTCAAAGACCTCTTAAGTCAGAACAAAGCTGGTCTGTGGAAAGGAAAGACAGCTTTGACACCAAGCAGAAAGGTGATGGTGTTGGCCAGGTGTTTCTGTCTAACATCAAAAGTTGTGTTAAGCCTGCGCTTTCAACACAGCTTGACTAACAAGATCTGACCGACCGACAGCCACAACCATCTGGGAAGAGGGCTCCCATCTTCTGGGTGCTGCTGCCTGCTGTACCCAGAACGGTCCACAAAATGCAATAAACATAACCAGATCATGAAATAGTGAGTGGCTCCACAGCAAAGCTAGCAGTGTTAATtaccatttgattattttttgtgTGAAACAGTGATGCTGGTTTCACACAAGTGAGTGGCTATTTTGTAATTGaagcaacagaaaacttgaaGTCTAATCCAAGTTTTTCTATGATTATTTCTGCCCAACTGCTGACCCCACCCCATTTAactgtaaatatttctttattacctgaaaaataaatatttaagagtgCTAAATGAATACTTTGTGAGTACGCAGAAATAGCTAAAATAGTAGTCTATGTTTTTTAGGTTTGACAGCTAGGTTTTTGTCCA
The genomic region above belongs to Vicugna pacos chromosome 15, VicPac4, whole genome shotgun sequence and contains:
- the LOC102540217 gene encoding olfactory receptor 2T6-like translates to MDEDNKTFFSDFTLTELFTNNKASGFLFSIICAIFFMAMIANGVMIFLIHMDPHLHTPMYFLLSHLSLIDMMYISTIVPKMLVDYLRDKRTISFIACTAQYFLYMGLVGAEFFLLGLMAYDRYVAICNPLRYSALMSPRICWIILASSSFGGTLDSFLLTPITMSLLFCASHKINHFFCEAPTMLRLACGDKAAYEMVMYLCCVVMLLIPFSVVLTSYTRVLTTVHQMKSAEGKKKAFATCSSHMMVVMLFCGATLYTYMLPQSYHTPIKDKVFSAFYTILTPLLNPLIYSLRNRDVTGAFRRVLARCQGPCGGTVGEF